The stretch of DNA TGGATCGAAATCACAACCATTTGAGGTACCTTAAAAAACTCTCTGGGGAAAGCGGCATCCCGGCGGCAATATTCTCCCTTTGGCCCAACATTTTGGGCCGGCTGAGCCTACTTCTCAGTTCTCACACGAAGAGCCACGAGAAGCCGTGGGCCTACACTCTGATTGCCACCATTGGTAGCGACCTTCTCGGCCCATTGAAATTCTGGTCACGGGTTTTTGATCCGCGAACATATCATGGCCACGGTAACTTTTGGGAATAAGTCCACTAAAAGTCTCTTAACTTAACGTCGAGTCTATCTAACGTCTCTAAACCTCAAAATCAGAAATATATAACCCTAAATTCGTGTATACCGTTCGAACGAGGTTCTATAGCAGTATGGACTGACTGGTTTCGATCGCTGAACTGACGTAGGTACGTAACCGGTTTTGACCGTTGATATTTCAGTCTAAATACTTTTTATAGATAATCTGAGCATGGTGCTTTGATCAATCAAAAGGGTATATATTAGCATGGAGAAAGAGTAATCAGGACTTAATTATTATAAGGTAGTTTAACGGCGAGTGCACGGCATACCCGCACCGCCACCGCTTCTTGCTTTGCTTCCAGAGGGAGAAGTGCTTCTTGGTCACGGTCAGGTCAGCGAGCGCCCTGGCCGGGTTGTGGTGCACACGTACACCCGCTTCCTCAGCGGCGCCCCTCCTGAAGCAGCTATGCCTACAGCTGCGATGATGACGCCGGAGTCTGCTCCCTTGCCGACGAGCTCCTGCTGCTGTGACCGGAGTCACCGGACACTGCTCTTGCGTTGCCAGAGCTTCCACGACAGGTTGTGGccacggcggtggcgctgcAGGTTCTGCTCGCGCTGGAACCCCTTGTTGCAGACCTCGCACACGAAGCAGTTCGTCGCCACCAGTGCGGCTGTGCCCTCGAGGGGTGGCGGCAGGGCGAGAGCGGCGCAACAAGGGAGAGTAGAGGCGGCACCGGTGGCTTCAACCACGTCGGCCATCATCCCCGCCGCCTAGGAGCTCCAAAGCGTGCTTCACGACGTCGGCGGGCGACAACTTTGGCCGTGCGCAGCGAGCCGAATGCGACGCGACCTTCTTCTCCTCGCGACGCGGTCGCCGGATGAAGCGGTTCTCTTCCGGGGCCTTATCCAACGGCTGTGGGGGCGGCAGCGACAGTGGCACGGACGACGAGGCTTTCGCGGCCGGCACCCGCAGAGAAGGCATGAAGAAGAGAGTAGCagagggaagggagagagattaagaaaaaaaaaagatgaaaaaacttagCCACTGACTTGTGGGCCCACTATACGTCACATCAGTGAAACAAGGCTAAAATAGAGCTGATACTGCTATGGGTCCTGTACTGAACGGTTTATGAGAATTTAGAGATATATATTTCTGGTTTTGATTTGAGGTCAAGTGATATCAAATAGACTCGACGTTAAGTTGAGCGATCTCTagtgaacttattcctaaCTACTTTTGTCTTAATCAGAGTGGCTACATGCCCAGTAGATCTGGCCCATTTCTTGTGCCAAGCTTAATTCAAGTGTGTTTCTTGCTTCCCTTGACCCTCGGTCATTTTTGGAGACTTTGACTTCGCAACTACCTTATAATTTCTATTTCATTTCGTGAATTCTGTAACTGTAAAATTTTACTCTccgattttttgtttgatttcgttgactttttatctacgtttgaccttttgtcttattaaaaaaattatataattattgactattttattatgatttggtttattactaaagtaactttaagtatgatttatatttttgtatatttggataaaaattttgaataagacgaagggtcaaacgtaaataaaaagtcaacgacgtcaaaaaaaacggagggagtatagtCTGGATAAAATTCTAGACGGTTTGGGGAGGCCTATTAGAGAACCTTCAACAATTTGGGATATTTTGTTTCCTAAATCTTGGAGTCTGACAACTCCCCAAATATTATGgtgaaggaaaaaataaaggttAATCTCCAATAGTTTGTCATAATTTACTTGGCAAAATCAAAAGTTGGGCCTACAACGTAGCACGCgtgggaagaagaagatcctCGTGCGCGGGAAGAACGCGGCGTCGCGCGTCTCATAACTACATGCGTGCAAGTCATGAGCGCCCATATATCGGTGCTGAGGAGGGGATTATGCGAACATGGCAAAGATGTGAGGAGGGATGACAAATCATGGgagagtgttttttttttaaaattgccAAAAAGTCAAGGATAGGGAGTAGGGATCCCAAACTGTTAGAGTTGCTATTAGAATTCAGACAAGTCGGGCAATGAGAGCGTGTGCGCGTCATAGCAATATTATTTCGTTTCCATTTATCTACcccattccttttttttttcctagaaGAACCAAACACTATTGGACCGGTAATGTTTCCACTACAGATACAAAAGATTAAACTTTGAGATGAATGGAATATTTTTAAGGCAACATCGAAAAAATTATGTGGTTCAAGTGTTTGACACtcctggatttttttatttgacgaaattgacttttatatttatatttgatcattcgtgttatttaaaatttctatacaaacatgcaaaattgtcatacttaaattttctccagtaataatcaaatcataacaaaatagttaataactatataagttttttaaataagataaatagttaaaatagACCCAAAAGTCAAATACGTTCAACTACATTTCCAATGATACAACTTTGTTGCTAcatgatttaattatattaGAAATATTGTTGGGAGTTTACCGCCTCAATGTCAAAACTGCCACTTTTGAATGGAGGGTGTAGCTTTTAAATTACCAAGTTCTAACGAAAGTTACATGATCGTATTTAGCATGTACCCTACTACTTGAATAATGTAGTGAGTTTTTTAAACATTCATAAACTTGTTGCTAAAATAGGATTGATTAAGGTTGTCATATGAATAATATCCGGCCACATGCATTAGAAACAAATCACACTGATGACAAAACAGTCAAACAAGGAGAGCTTATTTGCAAAGGGCCGGTCTGAAGTTCATTTCCGCTTGAACAGCAGGGATACATACAGATCATACACACACCCAAACACTGAAGTGCTACCCATGCATGCTGGCAGCTCTTCTTTTTTATGGAAGATGATGATACAGATCAGATGCATTCCTTGCGGCTATGTTACACCACCATGTACAGACTAGAGAGGTTTTCATTCCCAACAACGGCTGGAGACCAAAATCTCCTAATGCAGAGCTGTGAGGATTGTAGATCCTTCCACCTGCATACATAAACCTCAAGGGGTTAACAGTGCACCACAGAAATATTTAGAACTCCTTTGGAACGCAGGAACggagaaaacataaaaatagtaaaacataGGAATAAGGTTGTATATGGAAAACATATGATTGAAAAACATAAGGAAAACATCAAACATGGTTTTCGGAACAGAGGAATAGATAAGAACACATGATTTTTGGTAATTGAGTATAAAATATAGGTTTTGCtgctttaataaaattttaaattacgATTATTTGAAGTCGCATGCATTGATTTGCCTTGGACTtgtcaaaggaaaataaaaggagCTTCTAATGAATGttcaaattcctatgaaatcaTGGGCAATGGAAAATTTGCTCCAATTTTCCTATACCCTTTTCCTCCGATCCAAATGAGTGAATAGTAATAAAATCCTATAGGAATTGAATCCTTCAATTTTCCTCTAAAATTACTACAATCCAAAGGATGCCTTATTGAGTTCAGACAAAATGAGAAAGGAGAAAGTAGTAAGCTAGTTCAATGTACTTAGGCCCTGTTCGTTTGGAGTGGGAAGGGGTCAGTTATCCGGcgcagaaaatatagtaatatattagtacatgattaattaattattaaaaaatataaaatagattaatatgattttttaaaataacttttctatagaaaatttttgtaaaaaaaatacaccgtttagcagttcgggaagcgtgcgcgtgaaaaaggAGAGGAGTTAGATATCTTATTTGGTGGCCGAACATGGCCTTAGTCAAgtacctagatgacacatcaATATGTTTCCCTACTCATCGTGGGCAGTGTTTTGTTTTGaagttttacatttttaatcaCGCTATAATATACGTTGACGCGCTGCGAGTACCTTGCAATATTCTTGTAGATGTAGCAAACATATAAGTTGAAAGGgcaactctccggtgcatttttccggtgcattttaccggtagtattatactagtAGAAAAAGAGTActtttgtactttgttaattacttagtTAGCAGTACgttgtaattttatttatttttcaataaagatcacaataaaaaggatgatattaTCTCCTTCAAATTTCacctacacctaatattattggtagtataatttaatcacagttgtctgataaaaatatatcaatggtatggattaaattctactggttttactaccagtaaaatacactaGAGTCAGCCCCAAGTTGAAAACAAGCGGTTTATTTCTTAGCaagaaatcatttttttttcttaccttGAAGGTTGCACCACaaatttcttcttcatttgCAGGAACAGCGGTCACCTTGTGCTTTGGGTTCTCATAGCACTTCAAGCCTCCAACTCCAAGAGCATTGGAATAGAAGCAACCTGCAGCCAGAATGAAATTAGTGAAATAGAGCCAATTTGGAGTGAATATTCAACAAGATTTTTCACTTGATTCCGTTACCACATTACTGTTAAACATTACCTTGTGGGAAAGGTGCAAGTGACTTGCCACACGATCCTTTAAGTAGGTCAATATCGTCAGAGAAGGCAACAGATCCATCAGCAGTTATCCCCCAGAACAGAGACACCTTGCCCTCCGGATCCTGACAAAGCAAAATAACAAAACCAGCACAAGAACACGTCAAGTGATGCATCAACAACATTCAGAGACTCTGTGCTTAGAGATGAGCAACTTACAGAGGCCACAAGGACGGTGGAGGCCGATTTGTCGAACAGCACAAATGCATAGCTCCCAGTGAACTGCGAGAGCATGAAGCTAGCAGGGTAGGGTGCTCTGTCTCTCAGGGTCTTGTATGCCTCGATCACAAGGAGCACCTCATTGGCACCCTTGGACAGGCCATACTGCTGGCTCAGGCTGCCAAGATTGTCCAAGACTCCCTCAAACAAGCAGAAGATGTCATCTTTTGCTGCAAAGGACCTGCACGAATTAAGACAGTTTCATATGTTACTCAACCAGATACTGTTGTATGATGAATGCATCCTAATAGTAGCAtagaaaaaaactgaaattgGCATGCAGGAACAGCACTAATGCTCAGCATTTCAAGTCTTTTGAGTGACTGAAGAGTGAAAAATTAGGTGCAACATCAATGACTTGATCTGACTAAGATGTACCTAACATTGAGAATTGTACTACACTGATGATTGTACTACCAGTTATAAAAGGACAAATATGATTGTACTGGGAAAAATGGAGCATTGGAGTGTAATTCCTTGGATGCTACTTCTTCACTGAATCTGTATAGTACTAGATAAGATATGAACAAAGAGTAACCAGGCCCACAAATCATAGCGGTGGATTGATCATATGGTCACCAAGTCCAACCTTTTCCTTTGAGATCTGTGGGTATCAAAACCGGATAGACTTCTGATATTAGCCGCTGGCTGGCTGCAATATCAGTGTCCTCTACTATGAACATGGGCCATGTGAACAGTACAATAACTGGTAAATGCTTAAATCAAGAGATTTTCTTAATCAACCTAGTAAGTTGTCCAACACTGTCATGTggaccttttcttttaaaagacTTGGCAATAGATCATCCTGGCCTGTCCCTTTTCTTAAACTATAATTAGTccattgaaatatatttagattccTAGTGAAGAATATTGAGCCCTGTTTGTTGCCAGGTCAATTGACACCTTGGTTCTGGAAGGTGGCGTGATGTGGACATCTTCCATTCATATGTGATAACGTCCATATCGACATAGacatttgtttaaattttctttcttgtctAGTTCTGCTCTTGTTTTTCTACCAAAGCACCAACCATTTGATGCCAGGATACTATCACACCTGGGGCAAGAGAGGCCTAGTTACCGTAGTGCCATGGCAAGAAAGATTCAGATATCCTAGCACCAAGGTAAGACTGACATTTTGATGGTTCTTTTTGTCCATTTTCTAGTTAATTTACCTTtacatcttttcgtttataaagttttttactaaagtttattttgaattttcaacctaatttagagataattttgaattttttttactaaagtttattttccaaacttagcttttatatccctaagaatacgtatataaaagtttactcataaattacttttcgtTTGGAAATAtgcccaaacaatcacccctttatACCTTCcgaaataatttatcaaaaaattaaacatataccATAGttaatctttcttttttttttttctaaaattccgTTGATACCAGCCTGTGACCCAGAATTTAGACGAGAACCTATGAACGGAGGATGAGGTTTGGTAGCTTGGCCCCTCACCTACAGGAATGGATTATTGAGTTGTATTTATAGTTCACTTTGTTTTAGGAAAGCAACCTATCTTTATAtgaggagaaaaataaaactatccCACTATTATCTCTTTCGAAGAAAAAACAGTTTAAGTTACTGAACTACTGTGAATTGAAACTTATCCTTTTTTCAGATCAGTAACACTAACACATACCAAGCACCAGTTCATGTAAGCATATGTTTTACCAACCCTGTTTCTCTTTTGAGGGAAACAACTAAACAAGTAGTCTCTGATAATATCATAAGCAACTTTTTCTGCGATTTAGTTGTACTTTCAGATCTTAAGCGTTTCCTCGCAACACCCCCCTAAAAAACCAATCTTGAAAGTCGTGAAATGATCAGTAGTTGATCACTAACTAACTAAAGAGTAAAAGCACAGTAAATAGCTGTATCTCAGGAAGAACACGGCAAATGAATTCTTGATAGATCTTGCGAAATCCAGGGCGAAGCGCAGCACAAGCTCGAGCAATTTCCGCAATGGAAATCGAAGCTGTATGCAGAGTAAAAAACGGTACCTTGGGCGGAGGAGGGACTGGTTGGCATGGGAGTAGGCGAGGTGGCCGAGGTCGCCCAGCGCCACGGACACGGCCGGCTCGGCGCCGCCCAGGAAGCGGCTGACCAGCTCCGACGCCCGCGtcttcggcgacggcgtccggCTCCCGGCGGCCACCAGCTCCGCCGGCACCTCCACCACGTCGCCGCTGAACACAGCCAACATCTTCTCCTCTGATCACTACACACTACTCAACTAATCAAGCTCTCCTATTGCTAATCAAGCTCTCCTCTTGCTAATCAGATTAGCATAGATGCTAATCTAGGCGTGTGGCCTTCCACACTCCTTGGATACTTTgggtggaggaagaagaaaaacgaAGCTAACacgagatggatggatggatggagaaaTGGAGGAGAAGAGACTGCTTAAATAGCCAAAAGAcctctgcttttttttttctcttcttttttttgctaattacGTGGGGACCACACGAATGTTTTCTTTACTTGTGGTTTAGTATCATTTCAGTTAACCATTTTTTGCTTTTcatttttggttttgcttGACCACACAGAAAAACACAAACATCTCGTGCTCATGGACGTGTCAATGACCACTTTTACCGGCTGCTAATTAATCGTGTGGATTGTATAGTATAACCTGTGGGTATTAGTGCAAGTATTGTACACGGGAAGTTAGAGCTTCACTGCTTTTCTTTCTCTGCAGAAATGGAAATGAACTACTTTATGGCCTTTTCTGAAACAAAGTCTGAACTTTTTGTTGCAAGTATGGACAATTGGGTAGCATGGAATTAATGGACTTGAGATTACAAACAACGGAACCTAGaaatttctagaaaaatatattgtgtgCAGCACAGGTTTACGTTATCACCAGTGCATAATAAACCTTCAGGTACTGATGTGTGAGGTTACAGGAGGATGAACCAACATATCGTGATATTATTACAAGGGACTTTTTTTCGTAGATAAGTACTCTGATATACGATATATTATTACAAGGGACTTTTTTTCGTAGATAAGTACTCTGATATACTAAAAGTCATAGTGTAAAATTCTGATATATCGAGAtatcttttaaaaatgttaaaaaaactcattataaaaacatttcaTATAAGTGGGATAGGAAAAAACATTTCTCTGCTGTAATATAGAGAATCTGAACCCGAAGAAAAATGCTAGATGACACCCCAGCTCAACATTTCATAATTGGTACCtacaaaacaatataaaatgagATGGAGAAAGAACAGCAAAATGAAAACAATCTACTCCATCTGCGAAAGATGTTGAACAAGTAAAGATCGGTGTACCACATGTCCGTTCGTTTTTTTAACGCGGTGCTCACATATCACAATAAAATTGCGCAAGATGCATCCATCACCTTCCTCACTAGTATATAACTCATTCTGTTACTTCTGTACGTtcattttctcctttttataATCGACATACTAAACCATCACTGTACACATAATATGAACCTATATATGACCGTGTATCATCTATCATtgcaagttaaaaaaaaacttttttatgacTGTTTGAGTAGATATCAATTCTAAAATGTTGGGAGCATGCACTTGGGTGCGAAGAAAATTCAGTATTTGCCCGGTCTTTGTTAGCACAGGCAAAAACTTGTGACTCACCAGATTTTGCGGAGTAGACAACACTAATGCTCTAGATTAGGTTCTCTCTAGATGTTAACCCTTTTGCCATTCCTTTCAGAAACCTTGCAATATattgagaagaaaaatcacCTTTTTTGGGGGGAATTTAGTTGTGTGACCTATGAGTCTCTCACCAGGAAGATTTTCCTCCCTGTCTCACTCTTTTTATATCTGAGTGATAATGACTCTCTTTTGTTCTGAAAATATTAATGGCAGGAGCTCTGCCTGTTTGATCAAGAAGGAGCAGCAAAGAAGATATATCAGATGCTTATGTGATTATACAGAGAAAAGGTGACAATGACTAATCACTTGCTTGCTTGATCAAAAGTAGCCTCTGCTCATTTCATCTTGTACTGGTTGATCAATTGTAAATGGAACCATGACAATTCAGATCCACACGCCAATTAGTGGACACCATAGGCCACACTGTTCTTCAGAAAACGACTGACATGGCACCCCAAGCTCATCCCGTCCATTAATAAGACGCCGCTTTGCCATGTAATGCTTTGTCATAACAATGACTTGCAATTAATCATCTAATATCTCAAGACTTGCAGTTCCCTTGATTAGGTgccactaattaattatgtgtgaTTGGGGGTGCACGCACCAAGAAAATTGAGAAAGAAAATTTGTTAATAACGGCAGGCAATAAAGATTCACGAATCCACCATCATTAGTGTCAACTTGTCAAGGGTTTCGAACTTTAGAGAAAGAAATGGATACatgataaatttgtaaaacaaATAGGCATATAAATATCTCTACAAAGAGTTTTTTTCTGTTAGCAAACAAATTAACAGATACTAcctctattttcttttaaatgaCATCATTTAATTGAGAATGGAGGAAGTACAACATTTCCCTGGAGATAAGGCCAAGTTTTGTAAACTTTAGATCATCCTTTTCAACTTATAGACTTATAAAGTGCGTACCATAATTCTCAAACTAcgatttctatagaaaattttctacttccttcgtttcatattataagacttttagatttatctaaattcatctatgtatcatgtatatgttttatatatatgtctagatatATTACCACtgatatgaatctagacaacttataatataaaatgaaaggAGTACATCAATACATCTTAGATAACTTGttctaaactattttttataatatttaaataattcctataaataataaattatcctGTCCAACCATCCATTGAAAACAGAGCCTTACTCTATTTTCGACTTTTGTTGACTACCAGAGCTCAcgctctctttttttaaaaacaaagagaaatCAGCTGGATTAGTTAATTTAAGATCGTTGGGATCTGCATCATATATTTATGTCATCACCACTGTTTTGTAATAATTGTACAATACCCTGAAAATTAACGGCACTAGTCAAACTGACTAATTCGTACTTTGCTAAATAAAGCATAGATATACCATTATTTGCTAGACGTGTATTTTAACAAtggtatatataaacatttttcctTGCAAAGAATCAACATCAAGGTCTCATGTGGCACCGCAATTGAAAACTTATAAACGTCAAGAAGGTGTtagtagaaatttttataaagcTACCACTTTGTTGTGATTTAGAGGAGCAAGCTGCATTTTCATTTGAGATATTGCAATTCTCCACTAAAGTTTACCTGCACACTGAAATACTCACTGAAAGTCAGATGAATTTACTGTGTTCTGTTACTTTTGTTTGGTCTATTCAGTTTATCCATCACTGCCAGTCAGTGTATGTACATCGTAAGCACAAGATAATTTAACACTCTATTATTTTGATCTCAGTACGACATccactttaaaatataaacatttctagaaTGTTCAGCAGGATTAAGATATAAAAAGTCTGCGAtgcttttaataaataatgaatgaatggatgtGTGATGTATATGAggataattttgaataaaaaattgatgaaataaaTAGTATCATCAATGGTTTTACAagataaacatataattatattttaaaatcggGGAGAAGTAGTTTAATTGGTAGGAGTACTAGGTAAGAGCAAGGTTACGTATGCCATGAGATATGCTGATAGTcccatttatgttttaaaaaggAGCAACAAACAAACACAGTTTGCTAGATCGATCGAGTGGCATCCTACATCAGATGCCATGTTCATTGctcaaaacaaaaagaaaattatgaagaaTATTCTTAGGTCACCAAGGAGTACAGAATCATTGACAACTGGCAAGAATTTGACAAGGTGACATGGCAGGCAGATAAACGGCCAAGCATTTCTCAGTGACAACTTTCCATTACAAACAATTTGGCCTAaaataatgctaaaaaattaaaaatattctcaGAATTTTTCTTAGATCCCCTTCGAAATGCAGGAATAGAAATAGGGATTACAGTGCCCTACTTCTCCATCCGATCCTATAGGACGAAAACATATGAAAGGAGAAGGGAAGCCATCCATCTGATTGCACCaccaaaagaaaacacaagaaaTATCTTGCTTATCTCTCCCAACGGAACTGGACTATAGTAATCTAACAAATACCATTAGCAAACACTTAATtttaagaaatgccatcgacgAGTGTGAATTCTATAAAATACTGTCATACAAACGAATTTATCTAAGAAATATTATCGCCGATAGGTTTCCGTCAACTTTTTtagttaagtgctatagtatgaacaatgtat from Oryza brachyantha chromosome 12, ObraRS2, whole genome shotgun sequence encodes:
- the LOC102702424 gene encoding stem-specific protein TSJT1, producing MLAVFSGDVVEVPAELVAAGSRTPSPKTRASELVSRFLGGAEPAVSVALGDLGHLAYSHANQSLLRPRSFAAKDDIFCLFEGVLDNLGSLSQQYGLSKGANEVLLVIEAYKTLRDRAPYPASFMLSQFTGSYAFVLFDKSASTVLVASDPEGKVSLFWGITADGSVAFSDDIDLLKGSCGKSLAPFPQGCFYSNALGVGGLKCYENPKHKVTAVPANEEEICGATFKVEGSTILTALH